The following proteins come from a genomic window of Megalobrama amblycephala isolate DHTTF-2021 linkage group LG1, ASM1881202v1, whole genome shotgun sequence:
- the LOC125279743 gene encoding oocyte zinc finger protein XlCOF6-like has protein sequence MVFVKEESEEDMSEPEPWRIKHEEQGGLMEVKDERQDLSEVEEKPQHQKAHDVTTGEKTLSCSKTENNCSQSSIQITEVTRPFTCSQCGNTFKYKGSLKRHMLIHTGKRPFICSQCGKSFTQKGHFNEHVRIHTSETAFICPQCGNTFTRKGSLKRHISIHTGKNPFTCSKCGKRFTCKGNLNYHLETHTEEKAFTCHQCGKTFRCKETLENHKLIHAGIKPFTCTQCGKTFRCKETLENHILVHAGIKPFTCSQCGNSFKLKGSLKSHMLIHSGTRPFSCSQCGNRFKHKGSLKVHMLIHIGKRPFICSHCGKRFTQRGQLNEHVRIHASEKPFSCSQCGNTFSRKRSLKKHMSVHTGIKPFSCSQCEKSFTCKGSLDYHLVSHTKEKAFTCSQCEKTFRCKETLENHILVHAGIKPFTCSQCGNTFKHKGSLKTHMLIHTGTRPFVCTHCGKRFTQKGQLNEHVRIHTSEKPFSCPQCGKTFSRKGSLKLHMSIHTGIKPFSCSQCGKSFTCKGSLDYHLVNHNEEKAFTCPQCGKTFRCKETLENHILIHAGIKPFTCPQCGKTFKHKGSLKSHMLIHTGIKPFICSQCGKCFTHKGHLNEHELTHASEKPFTCPQCGTSFTRKGSLKKHMSIHTGMKPFVCSQCGKSFTHEGHLNDHLATHTDGKPFTCSHCDETFTCKETLENHRLIHAGIKPFSCSQCGNTFKYKGSLKRHMLIHIGTRAFVCSQCGKSFTHKGHFNEHVLIHASEKPFTCSQCAKSFTRKGSLKKHMLIHTGIRPFTCPQ, from the exons ATGGTGTTtgttaaagaggagagtgaggAGGACATGAGTGAACCAGAACCCTGGAGAATAAAACACGAGGAACAAGGAG gcctGATGGAAGTGAAAGATGAAAGGCAAGATCTGAGTGAAGTGGAAGAGAAACCTCAGCATCAGAAAGCTCATGATGTCACCACTGGAGAAAAAACATTGAGTTGCTCTAAAACTGAAAACAATTGCTCACAAAGCAGTATTCAAATAACAGAAGTCACAAGACCTTTcacctgctctcagtgtggaaacactttcaaatataaaggaAGCCTTAAGAGGCACATGTTAATTCATACTGGAAAAAGGCCTTTCATCTGCTcccagtgtggaaagagttttacacaAAAAGGACACTTTAATGAGCATGTGCGAATTCACACTTCAGAAACGGCTTTCatctgccctcagtgtggaaacacTTTCACACGCAAAGGAAGCCTGAAGAGGCACATATCAATTCATACTGGAAAAAATCCTTTCACATGCTCGAAGTGTGGAAAACGTTTTACATGTAAAGGTAATCTTAATTATCATTTAGAAACTCACACTGAAGAAAAGGCTTTCACCTgccatcagtgtggaaagacttTCAGGTGCAAAGAAACCCTTGAGAATCACAAGTTAATTCATGCTGGAATAAAGCCTTttacctgcactcagtgtggaaagacttTCAGATGTAAAGAAACTCTTGAGAATCACATTTTAGTCCATGCTGGAataaagcctttcacctgctctcagtgtggaaacagTTTCAAACTTAAAGGAAGCCTTAAGAgtcacatgttaattcattcTGGAACAAGGCCTTTCAGCTGCTCCCAGTGTGGAAACCGTTTCAAACATAAAGGAAGCCTTAAGGTTCACATGTTAATTCATATTGGAAAAAGGCCTTTCATCTGCTCCCATTGTGGAAAACGTTTTACACAGAGAGGGCAACTTAATGAGCATGTGCGAATTCACGCTTCAGAAAAGCCTTTTagctgctctcagtgtggaaacacTTTCTCACGTAAAAGAAGCTTGAAGAAGCACATGTCAGTTCATACTGGAATAAAACCTTTCTCCTgctctcagtgtgaaaagagtttTACATGTAAAGGAAGTCTTGATTATCATTTGGTATCTCACACTAAAGAAAAGGCTTTCACCTgctctcagtgtgaaaagacttTCAGGTGTAAAGAAACCCTTGAGAATCACATTTTAGTCCATGCTGGAATAAAGCCTTTtacctgctctcagtgtggaaacacattcaaacataAAGGAAGCCTTAAGACTCACATGTTAATTCATACTGGAACAAGGCCTTTTGTCTGCACCCATTGTGGAAAGCGTTTTACACAGAAAGGACAACTTAATGAGCATGTGCGAATTCACACTTCAGAAAAGCCTTTcagctgccctcagtgtggaaagacttTCTCGCGTAAAGGAAGCCTGAAGTTGCACATGTCAATTCATACTGGAATAAAGCCTTTCTCCTGCtctcaatgtggaaagagttttacatGTAAAGGAAGTCTTGATTATCATTTGGTAAATCACAATGAAGAAAAGGCTTTcacctgccctcagtgtggaaagacttTCAGGTGTAAAGAAACCCTTGAGAATCACATTTTAATTCATGCTGGAataaagcctttcacctgccctcagtgtggaaagacttTCAAACATAAAGGAAGCCTTAAGAGTCACATGTTAATTCATACTGGAATAAAGCCTTTCATCTGCTCTCAATGTGGAAAGTGTTTTACCCATAAAGGACACCTTAATGAGCATGAGTTAACTCATGCTTCagaaaagcctttcacctgccctcagtgtggaaccAGTTTCACACGTAAAGGAAGCCTGAAGAAGCACATGTCCATTCATACTGGAATGAAGCCTTTTGTGTGCTcccagtgtggaaagagttttacacaTGAAGGACACCTTAATGATCATTTGGCAACTCACACTGACGgaaagcctttcacctgctctCATTGTGACGAGACTTTTACGTGTAAAGAAACCCTTGAGAATCACAGGTTAATTCATGCTGGAATAAAGCCTTTCAGCTGTTCTCAGTGTGGAAacactttcaaatataaaggaAGTCTTAAGAGACACATGCTAATTCATATAGGAACAAGGGCTTTCGTCTGCTCCCAGTGCGGAAAGAGTTTTACACATAAAGGACACTTTAATGAGCATGTGCTAATTCACGCTTCAGAAAAGCCTTTCACTTGCTCTCAGTGTGCAAAATCTTTCACGCGTAAAGGAAGTCTTAAGAAACACATGTTAATTCATACTGGAATAAGGCCTTTCACCTGCCCTCAATAG
- the LOC125279751 gene encoding uncharacterized protein LOC125279751, whose product MDLLMYICVVVIPVISDGFIVKGPSGPLVAPLGSSVVLPCYVDKPLLTEDLEVEWRRTDSETLVHLYQDGESRPEAQQEEYHDRAHFFTDQIQHGNFSLRLDNLTAEDEGKYRCKVSSQQDFGETVVQIKDVERLLVSGSDESISVSVGEDVTLSCSVDSHIKPEHIEEVSWKKTDEDILVLLYQNNETLPDSSHEQYRDRVEFFTDEIPKGNFSLRLKSVRTEDKGVYICQVFAGGLSANATAELEKLGFSVSHIMVLILCVSAFGFALLFFFIIYCSNNESTATNFRTFGLLHTFIPNIIMFVAFIFWGLTEGFLYETVSCCALYILRPLMLIYVAPYLKKMSDEALFTEMFIFIIVYCSVILTHSWETIVWYVEIDKVVVVVLFGVVMLLIAIGLIYLLTKKKRKSCGDICKWTWHKLAFASAFIFVLLPSLQFALVAFALGAARGGIFVPILVLAVSFLSFSCLYQLKGEKSCLELFSKIAWIIFIFVSNAVVIIFYIIILEKERDAAGWICMAVFQQVLWMITVYMIMGHARNLTLTFKKMLYVFGSVGVVLLNSVTLMTELILTTVNGKRAVCFLRIIVFSSESIFAFSLLILLMFGPWISDMPCCQKALRTNDIPVTGSHQNQDSQNAAESEETPANGSNQNQEREKSHEMNHLLNQDQKAGIDVTEENQPDSVKSQT is encoded by the exons ATGGACCTGCTTATGTATATTTGTGTGGTTGTAATTCCAGTTATATCTGACG GCTTCATTGTTAAAGGTCCCTCTGGTCCTCTGGTTGCTCCTCTGGGATCTTCAGTGGTTTTGCCCTGTTATGTTGATAAACCTTTACTAACGGAGGATCTTGAGGTGGAATGGAGAAGAACAGATTCAGAGACTCTGGTTCATCTGTATCAAGATGGAGAGAGTCGACCAGAGGCCCAGCAGGAGGAGTATCATGATAGAGCTCATTTCTTTACTGATCAGATTCAACATGGAAACTTCTCCCTCCGTCTGGACAATCTGACAGCTGAAGATGAGGGAAAATACAGATGTAAAGTTAGCAGTCAGCAGGATTTTGGAGAGACTGTGGTTCAAATAAAAGATGTTG AGCGTTTGCTTGTATCAGGATCAGATGAGTCCATATCTGTGTCTGTGGGTGAGGATGTTACTCTGAGCTGCTCTGTAGACTCTCACATCAAACCTGAACACATTGAAGAGGTTTCATGGAAGAAAACAGATGAAGATATTCTGGTTCTGCTCTACCAAAACAATGAGACTTTACCAGATTCATCACATGAACAATACAGAGACAGAGTTGAGTTCTTCACTGATGAAATCCCCAAAGGAAACTTCTCTCTCAGACTGAAGAGTGTCAGAACTGAGGATAAAGGAGTTTACATTTGTCAAGTGTTTGCTGGAGGACTTTCAGCCAATGCAACTGCAGAACTGGAGAAACTGG gtttctcTGTTTCACACATAATGGTGCTGATTCTCTGTGTTTCTGCATTTGGATTTGCActtctgtttttctttataaTCTACTGCAGCAATAATG aatCCACTGCAACAAATTTCAGAACTTTTGGGTTGCTTCATACATTTATTCCAAACATTATAATGTTTGTGGCTTTTATCTTCTGGGGTCTTACAGAAG GTTTTCTGTATGAGACGGTCTCTTGCTGTGCTCTTTATATTCTGAGGCCTCTGATGTTAATTTATGTTGCACCATATTTAAAGAAGATGTCAG ATGAAGCTCTTTTCacagaaatgttcatttttataatAGTTTATTGTTCAG TTATTTTGACTCATTCGTGGGAAACAATTGTATGGTATGTTGAGATTGACAAAGTTGTGGTAGTGGTCTTGTTTGGAGTCGTGATGTTGCTTATTGCCATTGGCCTCATTTACT tatTGACTAAGAAAAAGAGGAAATCCTGTGGAGATATATGTAAATGGACATGGCATAAATTAGCATTTGCATCTGCATTCATCTTTGTACTTCTTCCATCATTACAATTTGCTTTAGTAGCCTTCGCTTTGGGGGCTGCCAGAGGAG GGATATTTGTTCCCATACTAGTTTTAGCGGTCTCTTTTCTCTCATTTTCCTGTTTGTATCAACTAAAGGGAGAAAAAAGCT gtttaGAATTATTCAGTAAAATAGCATGGATAATCTTCATATTTGTTTCGAATGCAGTAGTGATAATTTTCTACATCATAATACTGGAAAAGGAAAGAG ATGCTGCAGGATGGATCTGTATGGCTGTATTTCAGCAAGTGCTGTGGATGATCACAGTATACATGATCATGGGACATGCTAGGA ATCTGACCCTCACCTTTAAAAAGATGTTGTATGTGTTTGGATCAGTTGGTGTTGTTTTACTGAACTCTGTCACACTgatgactgaactgatactgacAACAG TTAATGGTAAACGTGCAGTCTGTTTTCTGAGAATCATTGTATTTTCCTCTGAAAGCATCTTTGCCTTTTCTCTGCTGATTCTGCTCATGTTTGGACCCT GGATTTCTGACATGCCGTGTTGTCAG AAAGCATTGAGGACTAATGACATTCCAGTCACCGGATCACACCAAAACCAGGATTCTCAG AATGCAGCCGAATCTGAAGAAACTCCCGCCAATGGATCAAATCAGAACcaggagagagagaaatcacATGAAATGAATCATCTACTGAATCAAGATCAGAAGGCTGGTATTGACGTAACAGAGGAAAATCAGCCAGATTCAGTGAAGTCACAAACATAA
- the LOC125272900 gene encoding ice-structuring glycoprotein-like, translating to MDFLINFSEAPAPPMPPTPMSAADRLIGLLQFERSLERYVEEFVELAYLTNWSDARLIALFLDGLDESTIRFDEPDDYVSLNDTINLMLFNPVCQAPASSTCPSSELFPCVLLDPHTSAGSRGPKKTRRKKKPAGLKPAPVSTAEQASPIPAEPAPVPVGVLIVFEGMDLTPLQADESAPVAANEPVSPVSAAEPAAPVSAAEPAAPVSAAEPAAPVSAAEPAAPVSAAEPAAPVSAPSRASSAAEPAAPVSAAEPAAPVSAAEPAAPVSAAEPAAPVSAAEPAAPVSAAEPAAPVSAAEPAAPVSAAEPAAPVSAAEPAAPVSAAEPAAPVSAAEPAAPVSAAEPAAPVSAAEPAAPVSAAEPAAPVSAAEPAAPVSAAEPAAPVSAAEPAAPVSAAEPAAPVSAAEPAAPVSAAEPAAPVSAAEPAAPVSAAEPAAPVSAAEPAAPVSAAEPAAPVSAAEPAAPVSAAEPAAPVSAAEPAAPVSAAEPAAPVSAAEPAAPVSAAEPAAPVSAAEPAAPVSAAEPAAPVSAAEPAAPVSAAEPAAPVSAAEPAAPVSAAEPAAPVSAAEPAAPVSAAEPAAPTALLLALALVKRIGDLQALSVDASCLNFGPNDSKVVLKSLY from the exons ATGGATTTTCTCATTAATTTCTCTGAGGCTCCTGCTCCTCCTATGCCTCCCACTCCAATGTCAGCAGCGGATCGGCTCATCGGACTGCTGCAGTTTGaacgttcgctggagaggtatgtggaggagtttgttgAGTTAGCTTATTTGACAAATTGGTCAGACGCTCGTTTAATCGCCCTGTTTCTGGACGGACTGGACGAGAGCACaatccgttttgatgaacctgatGATTATGTTTCCTTAAACGATACTATtaatttaatgttgtttaatcCAGTTTGTCAAGCTCCGGCTTCCTCCACATGCCCCTCCAGTGAATTGTTCCCCTGTGTCCTGCTGGACCCACATACCTCCGCTGGGTCCAGAGGGCCAAAGAAGACGAGGAGGAAAAAGAAGCCGGCCGGTCTCAAACCCGCTCCAGTCTCCACCGCCGAGCAAGCCTCTCCAATCCCCGCTGAACCCGCTCCAGTTCCTGTGGGGGTTTTAATAGTGTTTGAGGGGATGGACTTGACCCCTCTTCAAGCCGACGAGTCCGCTCCAGTAGCTGCCAACGAGCccgtatctccagtctccgccgccgagccagcagctccagtctccgccgccgagccagcagctccagtctccgccgccgagccagcagctccagtctccgccgccgagccagcagctccagtctccgccgccgagccagcagctccagtctccgcGCCGAGCCGAGCCagctccgccgccgagccagcagctccagtctccgccgccgagccagcagctccagtctccgccgccgagccagcagctccagtctccgccgccgagccagcagctccagtctccgccgccgagccagcagctccagtctccgccgccgagccagcagctccagtctccgccgccgagccagcagctccagtctccgccgccgagccagcagctccagtctccgccgccgagccagcagctccagtctccgccgccgagccagcagctccagtctccgccgccgagccagcagctccagtctccgccgccgagccagcagctccagtctccgccgccgagccagcagctccagtctccgccgccgagccagcagctccagtctccgccgccgagccagcagctccagtctccgccgccgagccagcagctccagtctccgccgccgagccagcagctccagtctccgccgccgagccagcagctccagtctccgccgccgagccagcagctccagtctccgccgccgagccagcagctccagtctccgccgccgagccagcagctccagtctccgccgccgagccagcagctccagtctccgccgccgagccagcagctccagtctccgccgccgagccagcagctccagtctccgccgccgagccagcagctccagtctccgccgccgagccagcagctccagtctccgccgccgagccagcagctccagtctccgccgccgagccagcagctccagtctccgccgccgagccagcagctccagtctccgccgccgagccagcagctccagtctccgccgccgagccagcagctccagtctccgccgccgagccagcagctccagtctccgccgccgagccagcagctccagtctccgccgccgagccagcagctccagtctccgccgccgagccagcagctccagtctccgccgccgagccagcagctccagtctccgccgccgagccagcagctccagtctccgccgccgagccagcagctcca ACCGCCCTCCTGCTGGCCCTGGCATTGGTCAAGCGAATTGGTGACCTTCAGGCTCTTTCAGTGGATGCTTCCTGCCTCAATTTTGGGCCCAATGACAGCAAGGTTGTCCTTAAATCTCTCTACTGA